TTGGCCTTGGCGGCATCGGTGCTCTTCAGCGATTTTCCGCTCTTCGCAGCAGCGACGCTTCTGACTGCATCAGGGTTCGGTGCAGGGAATGCAGCGGCCTTCAGGCTGGTCGTTTCGCGCGTACCGGAACGACAACGTGTGCAAGTCTTCTCAGCCTTGTACGTCGTGAGCTATCTGGCCTTCGGGCTTCCCGTTGCTCTGACCGGTGGCTTGGCCGACGCTCTGGGTCTGGCTACAGCAACCATCATTTATGCATTCGCTATCGGCATGCTTGCTCTGGGTGGCGGCATAGCCCAACTGCGTATGGTGCCAGGTCGCCGGCTTTCGAAGAGCGGCTGAAGAAAACCCCGGTGACTATCGAACACATGCGTTCTTGCCGACGGGTCTGCTTCGGGTATGTGGGCATAGCCAGCTTTGTTCGGACACAAGGGATGAGTTGTTACGAATTCCGCCGGCCGCCAGGGGACAGTTTCCTGCCGCCATCCCACAAGGGTTCGGCGCAAGAATAATGGGCGACCGGGGACAAGGTCCCCGCCACAAGAGGAGACGGCGGGATGGGCAAGAACCCTCGTAGCTGCCAGCAGCAGACGCTGCGACGGCACGGCGCTTACATCTAGGTACTGCGGGGAGGGAGGATCGAACTCTTGATCATCTCAGTAAACGCCTGGACGGCATCCTCGGCCGGGATCTGGCTCCCTGATCTCGGCGGCCAGGTGCGAACATTGTTCAGGGCGCCCAGTACGAAACGCGTGACGAGCCTGACATCGATGTCTTCGCGGACGTCACCCTCGGTGCGGGCTTTTTCCAGGAGCTCCTGAATGTAGTGAAGGTAGTTCCTGCTGTCTTGGCGCGCTTTCTCACGGCGGGCTCCGGTGAGGTGTCGGCTCTCGGTGAAGAAAATGTTGGCGCGTTCGACGTTGGCCAAGTGCCAGGCAGCTGACTGCTTCAGGTACTCCAGCAGCTCCTCGAGTGCGCTCGACTCCGATGCCTTGACCCGCGCGACGATCTCAGCATTCTGCTGGTGTGACTCCTCGAGGATCCGGAACAGCAGCTCTTCCTTGGAGCTGAAGTAGTGGTACAAGCTTCCCTTCAGGACCCCGACACGATCGGCAACCTCCTGAATGGTGGTTGCTGCGTAGCCGCGCTCTGACATCACCTCAACGGCGGCCGCCATGACGTTTGCGTCACGGTTGCGGCGCATCCCGTCCGACGCCGGACTGCTCGTGGCAGTTTTAGCCGTGGCAGTTTTGGCCATGGTCTTTGTCCCTTCGCTGTGCGTACCCAGATTCTACCGGTTGTTAGGTTGACATGATACTTGCGGCGGTTGCATCCAGAAGTGGAATGCCGACCAGTGCTTCCAAGTCCCGGATGGACATATCGACATAAAGATCCAGGACTCGAACCCCGTCCTCGCCGAGTTCAAAGAGGGCATGATCGGTATATACGCGCTCGACGCACTCTGCACCGGTCAGCGGGTAGTCGCAGGCCGTGACCAGCTTGCTCTCACCGGATTTCGTCAGAAGGTCCATCACAACGTAAACATGCTTGGCTCCCATGGCCAGATCCATGGCGCCGCCTACTCCTGGGATTGCAGTGGGTGAGTTGGTCCGCCAGTTGGCGAGATCTCCCCGCACAGAAACTTGAAAAGCCCCCAGAACGCAGTAGTCGAGGTGCCCCCCTCGCATCATGGCGAATGAGTCGGCGTGGTGGAAGTAGGACGACCCGGGGACCTCGGTCACGTAGATCTTCCCGGCATTGATCAGGTCTTCATCCACCTCATTGCCAGCTGCTGCCGGACCCATACCGAGCAAACCGTTTTCGGTATGAAGGATGATTTCGCGGTCATCGGGAAGGAAGTCGGCTACGAGGGTGGGTACCCCGATGCCCAGATTCACGTAGGAGCCGTCCGGTATATCCAAAGCTACCCGTGCCGCGATCTGCTGGCGTGAAAGTGTCATTTATGCAATTCCCTTACTGAGTTGGCCGCTTGCCGGCACCTGAAACAGACGATCCACATATATTCCCGGAGTTACAACGATCTCGGGGTCGATGCCTCCAAGCGGAACTATCTCATTGACCTCGACGATGGAAGTTTTTGCTGCTGCCACCATGAGGGGGCCAAAGTTCCGGGCAGTTTTGCGGTAGATCAAATTCCCCCAGCGGTCAGCCTTGAAAGCCCGTACGAGAGCAAAATCGGCGTGGAGAGCTTCCTCCAGGACATACGATTTGCCGTCGAAGCGCTGGACTGGCTTACCTTCGGCAAGCTCAGTGCCATAGCCTGTTTGGGTGTAAAAGGCTGCGATCCCGGCCCCGGCAGCACGGATTCTTTCGGCAAGGGTTCCCTGGGGGACCAGTTCAAGCTCTATTTGTTTGGCCAGGTACAGCTCGTCAAAGACAGTGGAGCCGATAGCCTTCGGGAAAGAGCAAATGACTTTTGCTACCCGCTTGGCTGCGAACAACTTCGCGATCGCATCGCCGCCGGCTCCGGCGTTGTTGTTGATAATGGTGAGGTCCCGGGCTCCTGTCTCGAGGAGAGCTTCGATGAGTTCCACAGGCTGCCCGGGGGGGCCGAAGCCACCGACCATCACTGTGGCGCCATCGCCAATCCCAGCCACAGCGGCTTCTGCGCTGGTCACTTCTTTGTTTATCACGGGCACTCCTTCGTGGCCACGGCCTGTTTCTGTTCCCCACGCCCAGATCGCTCTTAAGAACCCGTGGCGTGTCAGGCAC
The window above is part of the Pseudarthrobacter sp. IC2-21 genome. Proteins encoded here:
- a CDS encoding TetR/AcrR family transcriptional regulator — translated: MAKTATAKTATSSPASDGMRRNRDANVMAAAVEVMSERGYAATTIQEVADRVGVLKGSLYHYFSSKEELLFRILEESHQQNAEIVARVKASESSALEELLEYLKQSAAWHLANVERANIFFTESRHLTGARREKARQDSRNYLHYIQELLEKARTEGDVREDIDVRLVTRFVLGALNNVRTWPPRSGSQIPAEDAVQAFTEMIKSSILPPRST
- a CDS encoding 3-oxoacid CoA-transferase subunit B; the encoded protein is MTLSRQQIAARVALDIPDGSYVNLGIGVPTLVADFLPDDREIILHTENGLLGMGPAAAGNEVDEDLINAGKIYVTEVPGSSYFHHADSFAMMRGGHLDYCVLGAFQVSVRGDLANWRTNSPTAIPGVGGAMDLAMGAKHVYVVMDLLTKSGESKLVTACDYPLTGAECVERVYTDHALFELGEDGVRVLDLYVDMSIRDLEALVGIPLLDATAASIMST
- a CDS encoding 3-oxoacid CoA-transferase subunit A, translating into MINKEVTSAEAAVAGIGDGATVMVGGFGPPGQPVELIEALLETGARDLTIINNNAGAGGDAIAKLFAAKRVAKVICSFPKAIGSTVFDELYLAKQIELELVPQGTLAERIRAAGAGIAAFYTQTGYGTELAEGKPVQRFDGKSYVLEEALHADFALVRAFKADRWGNLIYRKTARNFGPLMVAAAKTSIVEVNEIVPLGGIDPEIVVTPGIYVDRLFQVPASGQLSKGIA